A stretch of DNA from Rheinheimera sp. MMS21-TC3:
AGCCTAGTGCCGGATAGTGATATTAACTATAGTGTTTAATTATTTATTGCGAGCTTAACTTTGTTATCAATTTTGCTAGTAGATGATGATCAGGAATTTACCAAAGTAGCCAGCCATATTATGGAGTTTTTAGGCCATACCGTAGATATTGCTCATGACTTAAAGCAAGCCCATGAGTGGCTTGAAAATAATAGTTTTGATCATGTTTTACTGGATTTTATGCTGCCTGATGGTAGCGGTTTACATTTGATGGATAGGCTAAAGCAATTAAGCGTTATGCCAAAAGTGACTTTTATTACAGGGCATCCATCCGTTAAATCTGTAGTTGCAGAATTATGCGGGCCAAAAGTAGATTACTTAATTAAGCCCATCCAGCGTGAAGATTTAGAACGAGTGCTCAGCGGTGCAAAACCTAAGCAGATAGCGTCAGCTATTAAGATGCCACCCATGCACTTTGGCTGCTTAGTAGGTGAGTCAGCGCCTATGCAGCAGCTTTATAGCATGATTGAGCGGGTAGCTAAAACCTCAGCGAATGTGATGCTAATGGGGGAAAGCGGTGTTGGTAAAGAGGTGGTTGCCGCGGCTATTCATAGCGCTAGTGGTCTTAAAGGCCCTTTAGTAGCCACTAACTGTGGTGGTTTATCAAAAGAATTAATTGGTAGTGAATTATTTGGTCATGAAAAAGGCGCTTTTACCGGTGCTATAGCGCAAAAGACTGGGGTGTTTGAGCAAGCAGAAAATGGCACTTTATTTTTAGATGAAGTCACTGAAATGCCAATAGATATGCAACCAACTTTATTGCGAGTGCTAGAAACTAAACAGGTTATTAGGGTTGGTAGCACTAAAGAAACAGCCGTGAATTGTCGCATTGTATCTGCCACTAACCGTTCATTACAGCAAATTGCAGAACAAAATATTTTACGGGAAGATATTTACTTTCGTTTGGCGGTATTTCCAATTGAAATCCCACCTTTACGGCAAAGAACAGCCGACATTAGTTTATTAGCAAAATTGTTTTTATTGCAATTTAATAATGAAAATAATACTAGTTATGTGTTAACGGCGGCACAAATTAAACGCTTAGAAGCATATGACTGGCCGGGTAATGTGCGCGAGTTACGCCATACTATACATAGAGCCGTTATTATGAGCGATACCAAGTCTAGCCACTTAGTGTTACCTGAGGTTTTTGCTTCTCCTTTTTCATTTAATAAAGATAAACAACAAGGTTTAACAGCGGGCAAAACAATTGAAGAAGTAGAAAAAGAATTAATTTATTTGACCTTAAAAAAAGTCGATGGCAATAAAACCTTAGCAGCAGAAATGTTGGGCATTAGCGCTAAAACCTTATATAACCGTTTACATGCTTATGGTGGTTTAGGTGAATTTAGCTAAGCTTGTAATCATTAAAATTAGGAGTTCTTATGACTAAGTCTAGCCAGCAAGATTTAGCTCAAGTTATTCACGATGTTAGAAAGCCGTTAAACCGCATTTCAATGCAAGCAGAATTAATTAAGTTGGTATTAGAGAATGATTTAGCTAAAGATAAAGCGCTGGCGGCTGTCGAGAAAATTATTCAGTCTTGTCAAGATTGTAGTAGCCAGTTACAGCAGATCCTGACAGATAAATAACCTGTTAATTACAAGGATAAGCCGTGTCAGAATCGACTATTATCACTAAACAACGTGGAGTTTGGCTATTAATAGGTCTAATTGTAACTAGCATTATTAGTTTTAATGTTTATCTTGCTTTTAATACCATCAAAAACTTATCTGCTATTCAAGTTAGCTTAGCGAATACAGGTAATATTATTTTACGTTTAGATGATTTACATATATCTGTCATTTCAGCAGAATCAGGACAACGTGGTTATTTATTAACTAACGATGCTGCTTTCTTAAAACCTTATCAAAGCGCTTTAGATAAAGTGCAAGCTCAAATTGCAGCACTAAAAGCCTTAGATTCAGAAATACCAGCTCAACAACAGCGGATAGCGCGTATTATTGATTTATCAACAGCAAGAATTGCTGAGCTAGAGCAACATGTTACTTTAGTTAAAAATGACAAGTCTGCTTTATCTTTGCTGGCATTAAAAGCAACTTCTCATGCCAGTGTGTATGAGCAATTAAGGCAATTATTTAATGATGTCAATATTGAAGAAAAAGTCTATCGAGCGGCTTTATTACAGCGTTTAAGTAAAAGCAAAAATGAAGCTTTAGTTACCTTTACTATTTCTGGCATCACTAGTGCAATGTTAGTCATTATTTTGCTATTAATTTCGTGGAGCAGTAATCGTAAGGAACAGCAATATTTACAGTTATTAGAGCAGAAAAACATAAACTTAGAACATACAGTGGCTGAGCGAACGCAAGAGCTTAATTTATACGCAGAAGAATTAAGCCGCAGTAATAGAGAGTTAGAAGATTTTGCTTTTGTTGCTTCGCATGACTTGCAAGAGCCCTTACGTAAAATTCAAGCCTTTGGTGATAGGTTAGAGTCTTCTTATGCCGACGCTTTAACAGAGCGTGGTTTAGATTACTTACATCGCATGCGTAATGCAGCAAGTAGAATGTCGACTCTTATTACCGATTTATTAGAGTTTTCTCGGGTAGGCACTCGAGGGCGAGACTTTGCTACAACAGATTTAAATCAAGTGCTAGAGCAAGTGCTGGATGATTTAGAAATTGCGATTAAAGAAAGTGCTGCTCAAATTGATATAGTTGGCTCCTTGCCAACCATTCAGGCAGATAATAGCCAGTTGCAGCAACTGTTTTTAAACCTATTATCTAATGCCATTAAGTTTAGGCAAGCTAAGCAAGCTGTGCATATTGTTATTAAATCCCAAGCTTATGCTGCTAGCGCAGCTCAATTAGCTTTGTGTGATAACTGGTATCAATTAACCATTAGCGATAATGGTATTGGCTTTGCTCCAGAGTACGCAGAAAAAATATTTACGCCATTTCAACGTTTACATGGTCGCACCGAATATAAAGGTACAGGCATAGGTTTAGCCGTTTGTCGGCGCATAGTAGAGCGCCATCGCGGTGAAATTAGCGCTAGCAGTAAGCTAGGGCAAGGCGCTACTTTTAGTATTATTTTGCCAGAGCAAGCAACGGCCTTTGCAATAATAGGAGATGAAGATGCCCCTCAACAAAGCTAGGCCTATTACTATATTAATGGCTGATGATGATGAAGATGATCGTTTACTGACCCAAGATGCCCTGACAGAAAGCCGAGTGTTAAATAATCTGTATTGTGTTGAGGATGGTGTCGATTTACTGGAATATTTAAAAAGAGAAGGTAAATATGCTACTGGCGTACCTTGCCCTAGGCCCAGCTTAATATTACTTGATTTAAATATGCCCAGAATGGATGGCAGAGAAGCGTTAAAAAATATAAAGCAAGA
This window harbors:
- a CDS encoding sigma-54 dependent transcriptional regulator, which encodes MLSILLVDDDQEFTKVASHIMEFLGHTVDIAHDLKQAHEWLENNSFDHVLLDFMLPDGSGLHLMDRLKQLSVMPKVTFITGHPSVKSVVAELCGPKVDYLIKPIQREDLERVLSGAKPKQIASAIKMPPMHFGCLVGESAPMQQLYSMIERVAKTSANVMLMGESGVGKEVVAAAIHSASGLKGPLVATNCGGLSKELIGSELFGHEKGAFTGAIAQKTGVFEQAENGTLFLDEVTEMPIDMQPTLLRVLETKQVIRVGSTKETAVNCRIVSATNRSLQQIAEQNILREDIYFRLAVFPIEIPPLRQRTADISLLAKLFLLQFNNENNTSYVLTAAQIKRLEAYDWPGNVRELRHTIHRAVIMSDTKSSHLVLPEVFASPFSFNKDKQQGLTAGKTIEEVEKELIYLTLKKVDGNKTLAAEMLGISAKTLYNRLHAYGGLGEFS
- a CDS encoding histidine kinase dimerization/phospho-acceptor domain-containing protein, which gives rise to MTKSSQQDLAQVIHDVRKPLNRISMQAELIKLVLENDLAKDKALAAVEKIIQSCQDCSSQLQQILTDK
- a CDS encoding sensor histidine kinase translates to MSESTIITKQRGVWLLIGLIVTSIISFNVYLAFNTIKNLSAIQVSLANTGNIILRLDDLHISVISAESGQRGYLLTNDAAFLKPYQSALDKVQAQIAALKALDSEIPAQQQRIARIIDLSTARIAELEQHVTLVKNDKSALSLLALKATSHASVYEQLRQLFNDVNIEEKVYRAALLQRLSKSKNEALVTFTISGITSAMLVIILLLISWSSNRKEQQYLQLLEQKNINLEHTVAERTQELNLYAEELSRSNRELEDFAFVASHDLQEPLRKIQAFGDRLESSYADALTERGLDYLHRMRNAASRMSTLITDLLEFSRVGTRGRDFATTDLNQVLEQVLDDLEIAIKESAAQIDIVGSLPTIQADNSQLQQLFLNLLSNAIKFRQAKQAVHIVIKSQAYAASAAQLALCDNWYQLTISDNGIGFAPEYAEKIFTPFQRLHGRTEYKGTGIGLAVCRRIVERHRGEISASSKLGQGATFSIILPEQATAFAIIGDEDAPQQS
- a CDS encoding response regulator → MPLNKARPITILMADDDEDDRLLTQDALTESRVLNNLYCVEDGVDLLEYLKREGKYATGVPCPRPSLILLDLNMPRMDGREALKNIKQDPELRTIPVVILTTSKQEQDMVRGYNLGAASYITKPVDFAGLVELMRTLGKYWVEFVELPSQDHD